In Caldicellulosiruptor obsidiansis OB47, a single window of DNA contains:
- a CDS encoding ribose-phosphate diphosphokinase: MITHGKEIKIFTGNSNKELAEEIASHLGKKLGDAEIGRFSDGEISVRINETVRGADVFVVQSTCHPVNENLMELLIMIDAFKRASAGRITAVIPYYGYARQDRKARARDPITAKLVANLITSAGADRVLTMDLHAPQIQGFFDIPLDHLIGVPILAKYFMENVNLENAVVVSPDLGSVTRARNFATKLDLPLAIVDKRRPKANVAEIMNIIGDVKDKTCLMVDDMIDTAGTIVAAAQALMDYGAKEVYACCTHPVLSGPAIERIQQSPIKELVVLNTIPLPPEKRIDKIKVLSVASLFAEAITRIYEDVAISTLFDEYISTKGDR, encoded by the coding sequence CCAGTCACCTTGGTAAAAAACTTGGTGATGCAGAGATTGGCAGGTTTTCAGACGGTGAGATATCAGTTAGAATAAACGAGACTGTGCGCGGTGCAGATGTTTTTGTAGTCCAGTCAACTTGCCATCCTGTTAATGAAAACCTGATGGAACTTTTAATCATGATTGACGCTTTCAAAAGAGCTTCGGCAGGAAGAATTACAGCTGTGATACCATACTATGGATATGCAAGACAGGACAGAAAAGCCCGGGCACGCGACCCAATTACAGCAAAGCTTGTTGCAAATTTGATAACATCTGCAGGGGCAGATAGGGTCCTGACAATGGACCTTCATGCACCTCAGATTCAAGGGTTTTTTGATATACCGCTTGACCATCTAATTGGTGTTCCAATTTTAGCAAAATATTTTATGGAAAATGTAAACTTAGAGAATGCTGTTGTTGTATCGCCAGACCTTGGAAGTGTGACACGTGCACGCAACTTTGCAACAAAGCTTGACCTGCCGCTTGCCATAGTTGACAAAAGAAGACCCAAAGCAAATGTTGCCGAGATTATGAACATAATTGGTGATGTGAAAGACAAGACATGTTTGATGGTTGATGATATGATAGATACAGCAGGTACTATTGTTGCTGCAGCTCAGGCTCTTATGGATTATGGTGCAAAGGAAGTTTATGCATGCTGTACGCACCCGGTTTTATCCGGACCTGCTATTGAAAGGATACAACAGTCGCCTATTAAAGAGCTTGTTGTGCTGAACACCATTCCACTTCCGCCTGAAAAGAGGATAGATAAGATAAAGGTGTTGTCTGTTGCAAGCCTTTTTGCTGAAGCAATAACAAGAATATACGAGGATGTGGCTATTTCTACACTTTTTGATGAATATATTAGCACAAAAGGGGACAGATAA